One Nitrobacter hamburgensis X14 DNA window includes the following coding sequences:
- a CDS encoding efflux RND transporter permease subunit, which produces MIARLIAWSARNLMLVLIGAVFAIAAGIYALRTLPLDAIPDLSDVQVIVYTEYPGQAPQVVEDQVTYPLTTAMLTVPKSKVVRGFSFFGVSFVYVIFEDGTDPYWARSRVLEYLNTVARRLPTGVTPTLGPDATGVGWVYQYAVVAKNMTLAELRSVQDWIIRYGISKAEGVAEVASVGGFVKQYNIVVDPQKLRAQGISLDKLRSAVRASNMDVGGRTVELSEFEFVVRGRGYLRGIEDIENIVLKTDAGTPLRLRDVARVELGPDERRGITELNGDGEVVSGIALQRFGANALTVIDNVKARLSEIASSLPKGVDIVTVYDRSELIKAAIETLKGTLLEESIIVALVCFVFLLHLRSALVAILMLPVGILMAFAAMKFMGLGANIMSLGGIAIAVGAMIDAAIVMIENAHKHLERAEPGTPRTQILIDAASEVGPALFFSLLVITVAFLPIFTLEDQEGRMFGPLAYTKTFSMAAAALLSITLVPALMVVFVRGRIISEHKNPVNRFLIWVYRPVIRWVLNAKTLTIMLALVALAVTVWPARQLGSEFMPSLNEGTLMYMPTTLPGLSITKAAELLQTQDRIIKSFPEVASVYGKAGRASTATDPAPTEMFETIINLKPKSEWRPGVTIDSLKAEMDKALQFPGVSNAWTMPIRARIDMLSTGIRTPVGIKIFGKDLAEMEKIAREVEGVVRSVPGTSSAYAERVIGGYYLEIIPDRMALGRYGLTISDVQDVISTALGGETVTTTVEGRERYSVNIRYPRALRSNPQTISTDVQVPLASGGSVPLGQVASVKLTRGATSIRTENGQLAVYIYVDITGRDLGGYVAEAQHAVAQKVKFPPGYYVSWSGQFEYLQRAEARLKIVVPVTLLIIFLLLYLNFRKLADTLIVMLSLPFSLVGGIWLMWWLGFNMSVAVAVGFIALAGVAAETGVVMLIYLEQAMAELKAERAAAGRPFTRADLYDAIMLGAVDRVRPKMMTVVAIMAGLLPILWSTGTGSEVMQRIAVPMIGGMASSTVLTLVVIPAIFAVVKGFGLPAAPQDGEEKGGGRRDSTPKLDLHRAENVQ; this is translated from the coding sequence GATCGTCTACACAGAATATCCTGGGCAAGCGCCGCAGGTCGTCGAAGATCAAGTGACCTATCCGTTGACCACGGCGATGCTGACGGTGCCGAAATCGAAGGTGGTGCGGGGCTTCTCATTTTTCGGCGTGTCCTTCGTCTACGTCATCTTCGAGGACGGCACCGACCCCTATTGGGCCCGAAGTCGCGTGCTGGAATATCTCAACACCGTAGCGCGCCGGCTTCCTACCGGCGTGACACCCACTCTTGGGCCCGACGCAACCGGCGTGGGCTGGGTCTATCAATACGCCGTCGTGGCCAAGAACATGACCCTCGCCGAACTGCGGTCGGTCCAGGACTGGATCATCCGGTACGGCATTTCCAAAGCCGAAGGCGTCGCGGAAGTGGCCAGCGTCGGCGGCTTCGTCAAGCAGTACAACATCGTCGTCGATCCGCAAAAACTGCGCGCCCAGGGCATTTCCCTGGACAAGCTCCGCAGTGCCGTCCGGGCCAGCAACATGGATGTCGGCGGGCGCACCGTAGAACTGTCCGAGTTTGAATTCGTCGTCCGCGGCCGCGGCTACCTCAGGGGCATCGAGGACATCGAGAACATCGTGCTGAAGACCGACGCGGGGACTCCGCTTCGATTGCGGGACGTTGCTCGCGTCGAACTCGGCCCCGACGAGCGGCGAGGAATTACCGAACTCAACGGCGACGGCGAGGTCGTCAGCGGCATCGCACTGCAGCGGTTCGGCGCCAACGCCCTCACCGTCATCGACAATGTCAAGGCGCGTCTTTCAGAGATCGCCTCAAGCCTGCCCAAGGGCGTCGACATCGTCACGGTTTATGATCGCTCCGAACTGATCAAGGCGGCCATCGAGACGCTCAAAGGAACCCTGCTCGAAGAGAGCATCATCGTTGCCTTGGTTTGCTTTGTCTTCCTGCTTCACCTGCGCAGTGCGCTCGTCGCCATCCTGATGCTTCCCGTCGGTATCCTGATGGCCTTCGCCGCCATGAAATTCATGGGGCTGGGCGCCAACATCATGAGCCTTGGCGGTATCGCCATCGCGGTCGGCGCCATGATCGACGCCGCGATCGTCATGATCGAAAATGCGCACAAGCACCTGGAGCGCGCGGAGCCCGGAACGCCGCGAACACAAATCCTCATCGATGCGGCGAGCGAGGTCGGACCGGCGCTGTTCTTCAGTCTGTTGGTGATCACCGTCGCGTTCCTGCCGATCTTTACCCTGGAGGACCAGGAAGGACGCATGTTCGGGCCGCTCGCCTACACCAAGACATTTTCGATGGCCGCGGCCGCCCTGCTCTCGATCACGTTGGTACCTGCCCTGATGGTCGTCTTCGTCCGCGGGCGGATCATCTCGGAACACAAGAATCCCGTGAACCGGTTCCTGATCTGGGTGTACCGACCGGTGATCCGGTGGGTTCTCAACGCCAAGACATTGACGATCATGCTTGCGTTGGTTGCGCTTGCGGTGACGGTCTGGCCCGCCCGCCAACTCGGCAGCGAGTTCATGCCGAGCCTAAATGAAGGCACCTTGATGTACATGCCGACGACGCTGCCCGGCCTGTCCATCACCAAGGCCGCGGAGTTGTTGCAGACCCAGGATCGCATCATCAAGTCATTTCCCGAAGTTGCATCGGTCTATGGCAAGGCGGGCCGCGCCTCGACCGCGACCGATCCGGCGCCCACCGAAATGTTCGAGACCATCATCAATCTAAAGCCGAAGTCGGAATGGCGGCCTGGCGTAACGATTGACAGCCTCAAGGCCGAGATGGACAAGGCGCTCCAGTTTCCGGGGGTCTCGAACGCCTGGACGATGCCGATCCGCGCCCGCATCGACATGCTGTCGACCGGAATCCGCACCCCCGTCGGGATCAAGATTTTCGGCAAGGATCTTGCGGAAATGGAGAAGATCGCCCGCGAAGTCGAAGGGGTGGTCAGATCGGTGCCGGGTACCTCAAGCGCTTACGCCGAGCGCGTGATCGGCGGATACTATCTCGAGATTATCCCCGATCGGATGGCGCTCGGACGCTACGGATTGACGATCAGCGACGTCCAGGACGTGATCTCGACGGCACTCGGCGGCGAAACCGTCACCACGACGGTCGAAGGCCGGGAACGTTATTCCGTCAACATCCGGTATCCGCGCGCCCTGCGCTCCAACCCGCAAACGATCAGCACCGACGTCCAGGTGCCGCTGGCGTCCGGCGGAAGCGTCCCGCTCGGCCAGGTCGCCAGCGTAAAATTGACCCGCGGCGCGACGTCGATCCGCACCGAGAACGGGCAACTTGCGGTTTACATCTACGTCGACATTACCGGTCGCGATCTGGGCGGCTATGTCGCGGAGGCACAGCACGCGGTCGCGCAGAAGGTAAAGTTTCCACCGGGATATTACGTCTCCTGGAGCGGACAGTTCGAGTACCTGCAACGCGCCGAAGCGCGGCTCAAGATCGTCGTGCCGGTGACGTTGCTGATCATCTTCCTACTGCTCTACCTGAATTTCCGAAAGTTGGCCGACACCCTGATCGTGATGCTGTCGTTGCCGTTCTCGCTGGTCGGCGGCATCTGGCTGATGTGGTGGCTCGGATTCAACATGTCGGTCGCGGTCGCCGTCGGCTTCATCGCGCTGGCGGGCGTCGCGGCCGAGACCGGCGTCGTCATGCTGATCTACCTCGAGCAGGCCATGGCCGAATTGAAGGCGGAACGCGCGGCCGCGGGACGGCCGTTCACGCGTGCCGACCTGTACGACGCGATCATGCTCGGCGCGGTCGACCGGGTGCGGCCCAAGATGATGACCGTTGTCGCCATCATGGCGGGGTTGTTGCCGATTCTCTGGAGCACAGGCACCGGTTCGGAGGTCATGCAGCGGATCGCCGTCCCGATGATCGGCGGCATGGCCTCATCAACCGTGCTGACCCTCGTGGTCATTCCCGCCATTTTTGCGGTCGTCAAGGGGTTCGGGTTGCCCGCGGCGCCGCAGGACGGCGAAGAGAAAGGCGGCGGGCGGCGGGATTCGACGCCGAAGCTCGACCTGCATCGTGCGGAGAACGTGCAGTGA